The following is a genomic window from Candidatus Aegiribacteria sp..
CTTGATAAAGATGGAAATATCCATATCTTACTGACAAATGGAGTTCCTATCCTCGATGAAAACGGCGATCTTCTTGGCTATCGTGGGGTAGACAGAGACATTACTGAACAGAGAAAATCCGAAGATGAACTGAATGAAGCGCTGAAGACAAATGAAACCATTCTGGAATCCGTGCCTTTCGGAATAATGATAATCGGCAGAGACAAGAGAATAATCAGCGCAAACAGAATTGCGAGAAATATTCTTGGAAGAAAACCAGAAGAGTTAGAAGGAAATATCTGCCATGATTTCATATGTCCGACAGAGATTGGAAGATGTCCTATTCTTGACCTTGGCGAAAAGGTTGACGATTCCGAGAGAATTCTGCTGACCAGAGATAAAAAGAGAATACCTATAATTAAATCAGTCGTTCCGATTGAACTTAACGGTGAAAACGTTCTTCTTGAAGCTTTCGTCGATATATCCAGTCAGAAAAGAGCCGAGGAGGAAGCAAAAAAGGCCAGCAGTATTAAAAGCGCGTTCCTCGCGAATATGAGTCATGAAATCAGAACACCTATGAACGGCGTCATAGGCATGACAGGACTCCTGCTCGAAACTGATCTGAATCCTGAACAGAGGGATTTCACTGAGACGATACAGGAAAGCGCTGAATCACTCATGTCAATTATCAATGATATCCTGGATTTCTCTAAAATGGAAGTCGGTAAACTTGAACTGGAAGAAATAGATTTTGATCTTCGCACAATGCTCGGAAGTATTGCTGATCTTGCAGCCGTCCGCTTATGTGAGAAAAATATTGAATTAATGATGAATATAGATTCTGAAGTCCCATCACTTCTTAAAGGTGACCCCGGCAGGTTGAGGCAGATAATCATCAATCTTCTTGGAAATGCGATTAAATTCACTTCGGAAGGCGAGATAGTCCTAACCGTAGATATAGTACAAGAAGCTGAGAAGAGGGTTCTTCTTAAATTCTCTGTTACCGATACAGGAGTCGGTATTTCACAGGACAAACTCCGGAATCTGTTCGATCCTTTTACCCAGGCGGATTCTTCAACAACCCGAAGATATGGAGGCACGGGGCTTGGCCTGACCATTTCCAGACAGATCGCAGATCTGCTTGGAGGCGAAATAGGCGTTGAGAGTACACCTGGAAAGGGTTCAACCTTCTGGTTCACAGCTGATATGATAATCAGGAAACCCGCACAGGTTTCCAGGAAAATAAAGACTGATGAATCCACTCTTCTCAACTCACTGAAAATTCTTATTGTGGATGATAATCATACAAACAGAATTATTCTTGCAGGTATGATGAAAAAATGGGGCTGCAGGTACCAGGAAGCAGACTCAGGCAAGTCCGCGCTGAATATTCTGAGAGATGCCCTTTTAAATGATGATCCATTCGATATAGCTGTTCTGGATATGCAGATGCCGGACATGGACGGTGAAACCCTTGGAAGGAAGATCAAGAGTGACCCTAACCTGAAAGATACATTGCTTTTAATCATGTATACATCCATAGCAGCGCGTGGAGATGCCTCCAGGATGATGCAGGCAGGCTTTTCCGCCTATCTGACCAAACCTGTGAAGATATCCCAGTTTCGGGATTGCTTAATAAGCATGAACGTGATGGATGGCCAGTGTAGTACACGAATTGAGAGCAGAGGTATCATCACAAAACACTCTTTAGCGGAACTAAGAAAGGAAGAATTCAGAATCCTTCTTGCAGAAGATAATCCGGTAAATCAGAAAGTAGCCCTGAAAATGCTCGAGAAACTCGGATATTCCGCAGTCCCCGTTGAGAACGGTATGGAAGCCGTTCGTGAGCTTAAAGAAAATGTTTACGATCTTGTGTTGATGGATATTCAGATGCCGGAAATGGATGGATTTGAGGCAACATACATCATCAGAGATCCGCAGTCATCTGTTCTGAATCATGAAGTGCCTGTTATAGCCATGACTGCTCACGCCATGGATGGTGACAGGGAGAAATGCATTCAGGCCGGAATGGATGATTATATTTCCAAACCAGTTAAACCAGAAACACTAACCAGGATGATTCAGAAAGTCCGCTCCAGAGAATTCATTTCTGAAGCAAAACGGAAGACCGGGAAAGAGAAAAAGGAATTTGCCGTATTTGACAGATCAGTTCTCAGGGAATCACTCGGAGATGATGATGAACTTGTCAAAGAGATTCTTGATCTTTTCAAGAGCAATGCTGATGAAATCATGACATCATTGAAGAATGCAGCTTCAGTGAATGATATTGAATCAGTCAGAAAATACGCACATTCATTAAAGGGTTCATCCGGTAATATTGGAGCAAAAGCCCTGCTGGAAATAATGAAAAGCATTGAGAAAGCTTGCTCTGATGGTGATTTGAATGCAGTTGAAAACATGATCAGACAATCAGAAGAAGATTATACTGACCTTATGGAGGAACTTGAATAGTAAATCACTCTTTCATTCAATGAATGCTGTAATGTAAGATGAAACAGAAGATGCTGCCACTTGTACTGATTGTTGATGATAACGAATCCAGGAAAAATCAGCTGTTTGAATTGCTGCAGGGCAGTTGTGATTGCAGAGTAATCGAGTCTGCAGGAGGCCGAACAGGTCTTGAAATAGCTGCAATTGATCAACCGGATCTGATTGTTGTTCCTTACCATATGTCCGGGATGGGTGTATCTCAATTCAGTTCCATACTGCAGAATAATCCTGAGACAGCCTGTATTCCCACAATAGTAACATTCGAGACAGATGATCTGATTAATTCAAAAATTCCATCCAAACCTGTAGGTGTTGTAGACAGTGTTGTCTGTCCTCTTGCTAACGTACATAAATTCCTTGATAAGATAACTCTTCACCTTAAAACAAAAGCTCACTGGTCTAAAGTTTACGCACCTGGAAAACATACCACTCCGGATCAGGCTCCATCAGATTACGTTGATTTCATTCAATACCTTGAAAATGCTCTGAATCTCGATGAAGAAGCTGCCGGCAGGATGAAGTTGCTTGATCGATTGTCTCTATACGATTCCGCAAAGGATATTGGAGTTGATGCGGAGGCTCTAGCTCGAAATATTGCTGAATATTTCCAATTTGCTTATCTCCCGTATATTGATCCTGATAGTATACTTACAGATGTATTTCCGGCTCCTTTCAGCAGATCAAAACTCGTTCTAGCCATACGGGATTCTGATGGAGAAACCACATATGTTCTGAGCAACCCTTTCAATCTTGAACTCAGAGATACAATTGACATGGTTTCTCAGGGGAAAGAACCCCGACTTGGAATTTCTCAGCCAGAAAGCATTCTCGCTCTCTTAAAAACATATGTTCCGAAAGAACAGGAAGTTAAGATTGTATCCTCAAGACTTGAAGATGGGGACGAATCAGATGATGGAAAAGATATTGCGTCTGAAACCAGACACGGCAGCGTACTGGAAATAGAGCATGAACCGGATAAGGATGATATTAACACTTCTCCCATCAAATATATAGCGGATAAAATCATTTTCACTGCTGTCGCTGATACCGCAAGTGACATTCATATGGAACCGAAAGCCGATAAAGTAGTTGTCAGGTTTCGAATCGATGGTGATATGTATGACAAATTCACTCTCAAACCAAAAACAGGTAAAACTCTTCTCAGTCGATTTAAGGTCCTGGCAGATATGGATATCGCTGAAAGACGGAAACCCCAGGACGGAGCTCTGGAAGCAAGGATCGGAGGCAAGTTCTTCAAAATGCGGCTTGCAACCACATCCACACCTTATGGGGAAAGTATCATCATTCGTC
Proteins encoded in this region:
- a CDS encoding response regulator, translating into MKKDNLNTDKDTITRPENSSRDDDMHMEILNSVMESILIVSNDNVILFCNPVLYELFEVEMTENLIGRSFLDFVSSDQRNIVSSQTDRRKDGESSRYELSIVTEKNNRKTVSLSVVPRKDKEGRITGSFATISDITERKRIELELAESENRFRDIALCSADWVWEIDASSRYTFCSDNVISLIGCTASEVLGKTPFDFMTAEDSSSISKIFQLIALKKMNIVDMENRILDKDGNIHILLTNGVPILDENGDLLGYRGVDRDITEQRKSEDELNEALKTNETILESVPFGIMIIGRDKRIISANRIARNILGRKPEELEGNICHDFICPTEIGRCPILDLGEKVDDSERILLTRDKKRIPIIKSVVPIELNGENVLLEAFVDISSQKRAEEEAKKASSIKSAFLANMSHEIRTPMNGVIGMTGLLLETDLNPEQRDFTETIQESAESLMSIINDILDFSKMEVGKLELEEIDFDLRTMLGSIADLAAVRLCEKNIELMMNIDSEVPSLLKGDPGRLRQIIINLLGNAIKFTSEGEIVLTVDIVQEAEKRVLLKFSVTDTGVGISQDKLRNLFDPFTQADSSTTRRYGGTGLGLTISRQIADLLGGEIGVESTPGKGSTFWFTADMIIRKPAQVSRKIKTDESTLLNSLKILIVDDNHTNRIILAGMMKKWGCRYQEADSGKSALNILRDALLNDDPFDIAVLDMQMPDMDGETLGRKIKSDPNLKDTLLLIMYTSIAARGDASRMMQAGFSAYLTKPVKISQFRDCLISMNVMDGQCSTRIESRGIITKHSLAELRKEEFRILLAEDNPVNQKVALKMLEKLGYSAVPVENGMEAVRELKENVYDLVLMDIQMPEMDGFEATYIIRDPQSSVLNHEVPVIAMTAHAMDGDREKCIQAGMDDYISKPVKPETLTRMIQKVRSREFISEAKRKTGKEKKEFAVFDRSVLRESLGDDDELVKEILDLFKSNADEIMTSLKNAASVNDIESVRKYAHSLKGSSGNIGAKALLEIMKSIEKACSDGDLNAVENMIRQSEEDYTDLMEELE